The stretch of DNA CATAGAATACTATGTTAAAAAATTTATTTTCTATCTTTTACTTCTGTATTTATTCGTTTCTATGTTGCTATGTGGTTAATATTTTTTACTTAAAGAGTTTAATAAGAGCAATTTCAACGGCCAAAAATAGCAACGCTAAAATAACACATAATTTCCAATATGTTGTACCGTTTTTAATTTCATTGAAGGCTGCACTCATCGTTTTTGAGCCAGCATTTATTATTGATGTGTTAAGCGAGTAATTTATTGCTAAATCGTTCAATTCATCCATACTATAGGTGGTTAAATCAGATTCTAGTCTGTTGTAATTGTATGCCAACCCTAAATTTAACTTTTTAGATTCGAGTAAATAATTTCCAGCTAAACTAATGCCTTCGGTTGTAAATACTACGGTATTTTCAGCGTCCGATTTTACCCGAGGGATTAATTCAAAATCAGTTTGTTTAATTTTTAACGAACCTTCGTTTTCAACACGAGGAATGGTTAAAGATTCATTTTCTCCAATGGTATAAAATAGAGGGTAGTTGAACTGACTTTGTAAAGCCATGTTGTAAAGTGTAGGAACAAAAATGGCATGTTTTGAAAAATTTCCAGCGTCTTCGTCTAAACATCCACTTATCAAATAAATAGTTCCTTTTTTGTTTTTGTAAGCCGTTAAAAAAGGGTCGTTATTTTTTAATTTAAGCAATACATTTTTATAAGCTACCGCTTGATTTGACTGTTTGAAATGTTTTTTTATGGATGGTAAGTTAATGTTGTCGGCAGGCTTACCCTCAAAAACTGAAGCATAAAGAGGGTGTTGATAGCTCACTTCGCTAATTTTTATGGTTGAGGTGTCTAAATCAGTAAATGCATTGATTTGTAAAAGCGTTGCAAATGATTGGTAGCTTGTCAAGTCTATATCGTTAGTAGGTATAATGGCTAACGAGCCACCATTTTCTACAAAATTTTTAAGGCTAGCAGCTAAACCCGATGAAACTTCTTTTAACCCATTTAGCACAATTAAACTGCTTTGTTTTATTTTGGAATAATCGAGTTGGTTAACTGATGAACTGGTAAAGTGAAATAGGCTGTCGGATGAAAAAATAGCTTTTATATTGGGTTGAACATTCTCTCCAAAAATCTCCAAAGTTTCAATGTTTTCTGCAATCAAATAAGAAAAGTAAAAGTCGTCGTCTAAAGTTACGGGCGAATCTTGCAGTTCAATTTTCCCTGCTTGTATGCCCGATGTATGATTTTTATAATTCAATTCAACAATTGCTTCATCGTTGGCTTTTGCAGAAAAACTAGCTGGGGTAATTAGTTTTTCGTTGATGTACAGTTTTACAGGAATATTTTCTAAATCTTGGTCGGAATTATTTTTGATTCGAACAAATAGTTTTTCTTGTTGTGATAATAAATGGGTTGGATTTTCGAACCAGCACGTATCAATGTATAAGTTTGTTTTTTTAGTAGATAAAATAGGAACAAAAACCGAATGGATGAGTGTGTCATTTTTTAGTTGTTCAATGTCGGCAGTTGTTTTTTGGAAATCAGAAAAAACCACCATTGATTTGTTGGTGTTTTCGTTGCTGTTACTGTTTAATGCTTCCTTAAGTCGTATAAAAACATTCGACAACAACCTGCTTTCAGCACTAATTTGAATTTCTTCAATTTTTGTTAAAGCCTCTTCGTTACTCAAAATTCGCTGACTACCAGCGCTAAACTTATTATCACAAACTATAAAACGGTCGGTACGTTGGTAAGCATTTACCAATTCAATGGCTTTGGTTTTGGCTTCATCAAGCAAAGCTCCATTTTCACCAACACTTTCCATGCTAAAAGAGTTGTCGATATAAATACCAATAATGTTGTTGATGTTTTGGGTTGAATTAGCCGATGGAATAAAAGGTTGTACAAATGCTAGCACCAAAAAAGTAATGGCTAAAATTCGTGAAGCCAAAATAAGTAAGTGTTTCAGTTTTGATTTTGATTGACTTTCTTTTTTTACTTCACGTAAAAAACTCACGTTCGAGAAATAAATTTTCTTAAACTTTCTGAAATTAAATAAATGAATAATGATTGGTATCGCTACGGCGAATAATGCAAATAAGAATTCTGGATATGCAAATTTCATTAAAGCACAAATGTAATTTAATAATTTGACAAATTCTAAAAATAGAAAACACTCGTTGGATTAGTTCAATTTATCAATGCAATCAGTTTACTATTTTATAAATATGAAATCGTTCAAACTTGTTATTGTTAGGGTTCATTTTATGCAATACTAAATCTAAAAATCCAGCTTCAATGGTAGTTAAATGTTGTAAATTTGGATAGGTTTTCATAATTCGTGCTTTTCTTTCTTCAAGCATTTCGTCTTCAACAAATACGACATAGTTGGCTGGAACATAATCCGTATTTTGTAAAATAAGTTCTACTTCACTATTTTTTACAATAATAAAATGTTTGTCCCAACGCTCGGCGTAAAACCTTGGAGGAAGTAAATAATCGTCTTTATGAGCACAATCCCAAATGTAGTTGGTCATGTCTTTTTGGTCGGCTAAAAAAGTCATGGTTTCAACCCTGCTTTTTCTTGTGTAAGCGGTTGATATAAACAATAATAGAATACTATTCACTACCCAGAAAAACACCCATATTCCGCGATGGAATTTGTTGTATTTAGTCCAAAAATTTGATTTATTTTTAAACTCCATCCAACCCATATAGCCCAAAATAATTACAAATGGAATCATTGGAGCTATAAATCGTTCTTGTTTGTTAGGGAAGTAACTATGAAACAAAAAGAATAAGACTGACGGTATAAAAATAAAAGCATGTTTTTTCCAATTTTTAAAATATCCAAACAATAAAAACAAACCTATTGGACCAAACATACCAGCTAGAGTTAATAAATACAGGTAAAATGGTTGGTCAAAATAAGAAGTTGAGTTGGCTAAATTGTATGAGATATATTCTCCAAGTTCAGCAAATGGTCTGCCCCAAATAAAAATATCGGAAACTTGGGTGAGAGAAAAAGAAATAAAAGAAACTAGGGTAAAAACAACCAATGACAAGTATTGTCTTTTTAGTAAAAATGTTAATCCAAAACCAAATAAAAAGAAAATGGTTTGATAACGAATTCCTACAGCTAAACCAGCAACAAAAGCACCAAGAACTACAATTTTAAGGGGTGGTTTAGAATCGTGTTTAATAAACAACCAAGTGGCATAAATAAGCGGTGGAACACAAAAATATTCGACCATATTATGCACGCTTAACCAAGGTAAAAACCATAAAACAGACAGTAACAATCCAACATGTTTTGCAATGTTAATGTCGGCTATTTTTTTAGCTATCTTAAACCCAAGTACAACAATTGACATCGAATATGCTCCATGAATAAGTCGAACCAAAAACATTTTAAATTGAGCATCAGTAAGATGAATCCAATCCAAGAAGCTAAAAAATAAGTAATGCAATCCTACATAAAAAAAACTATGTCCAGAGGGTATCGAATTTTCGTCATTGTTTAACCAGTTGTTTTGGTCGAAGTTATGAACCCATCCTTCTGCCGGTTCAATAACCAAGAAATGGTCGTCTTGCATGCCGTAACCTTTCGAAAATATTGCAGCAATCAATCGAATTAATGACCCAATTATTATAATAATGATAAAGGGATTGTTGTTCCAATAATACTTGATTTTTTCTATCATGGATTTTTATTATTTAAACAAAAGTAAAGAGAAAAAATGAGCTTTAATTTATCAATCACATTTACTATCTTTAACCCCTATAATAAAGATACAAGAATGAATAAAATATTAGTTGCAAACAGAGGAGAAATTGCGCTTCGTATTATGCGAACGTGCAGAGAAATGGGAATAAAAACAGTGGCTATTTTTTCGGAAGCTGATAGAACGGCTCCTTTTGTAAGATATGCTGATGAAGCAGTTTGTGTAGGACCTCCACCGTCAAATCAATCGTATTTGCAGGTGGATAAAATCATACAAATATGTAAAGATTTAAAGGTAGATGGATTACATCCAGGCTATGGGTTTTTATCAGAAAATGCTGAAGCAACTCGAAAAATAACCGAAGCTGGAATCACTTTTATTGGTCCATCGCCCGAAGCCATGGAATTGATGGGAAGCAAATTGGCTGCAAAAGCCGCAGTTAAAAAATACAACATTCCAATGGTGCCTGGAACTGATGAGGCTATTGATGATATTGCCGCAGCTAAAGAAATTGCGGTAAAAATTGGTTTTCCTATATTAATTAAAGCTTCTGCTGGTGGTGGTGGTAAAGGTATGCGTGTGGTTGAAAAAGCGGAAGAGTTTGAAGAACAAATGAACAGAGCAGTAAGTGAAGCTGTTTCTTCGTTTGGTGATGGAGCAGTTTTTATTGAAAAATATGTAGGTTCGCCTCGACATATCGAAATTCAAATAATGGCAGACAAACATGGGAATATTGTTTATTTGTTTGAACGTGAGTGTTCTATTCAACGTCGTCACCAAAAGGTAATTGAAGAAGCTCCATCGTCGGTGTTAACTCCTGAGATTAGAAAAGCCATGGGCGAATGTGCAGTAGATGTAGCTCGTGCGTGTGATTATGTGGGTGCTGGCACTGTAGAGTTTTTGTTGGAAAACAACAAAGACTTTTACTTTTTGGAAATGAATACACGTTTGCAAGTGGAACATCCAGTTACTGAAATGATTTCAGGTAAGGATTTAGTGAAGGAACAGATAAATGTGGCAAGAGGTGAAAAATTAAGCTTTACACAAGATGAATTGAAAATTCTTGGTCATTCGTTTGAGGTGCGTGTTTATGCTGAAGACCCAAGCAATAATTTTTTACCAGATATAGGTCGGCTAAATACCTACCAACGACCAGAAGGAATGGGTATTAGAGTTGATGATGGTTTTGAAGAAGGTATGGATATTCCAATTTATTACGACCCGATGATTTCGAAATTAATTACGCACGGAAAAGATAGGGAAGAAGCACGAAACAGAATGTTGAGAGCGATTAACGATTATAAAATTAGTGGAGTAGAAACCACTTTGCCATTTTGTAAATTTGCTCTAGAACATGAAGCGTTTATTAGCGGAAACTTTGACACGCACTTTGTAGGTAAATATTTTACTCCCGAAGTATTGATTGAAGATGATGCTGAATTACAAGAGGTTGCAGCCTTGTTTGCAGCTAAAACATTTTTAGAAAGTAATAAGTCTGTCGATGTAGTTGAAACTTCTACTACAAAATCGAAATGGAAAATGAATAGATTGTAAGCCCATCCCCAACCCTTCCCGAAGGGAAGGGAGATTCTCCCCTTGAGGGGAGATTAAAGAGGGGTGAAAAACATAAAAAATGTATGAGTAACATCAATTTTAAAATAGAAAATGGGGTAGGAGTAATTACCTTGAACCGACCAGATAAATTCAACAGTTTTATTCGTCAAATGGCATTTGATTTACAAGCTAGATTGGATGAGTGTGAGAAAAATGCTGAAGTAAGAACGATTTACATTACTGGCGAAGGTAAAGCGTTTTGTGCTGGACAAGATTTGGCAGAAGCCATCGACCCCAATCAAACTGAATTGACTAAAATAGTTGAAGAACATTACAATCCAATTATTGAACGATTAAGAAACATTGAAAAACCAATCGTGTGTGGAGTAAATGGCGTAGCTGCTGGCGCAGGAGCGAACATTGCTTTGGCTTGCGACATTACTTTGGCAGCAAAATCATCCAGTTTTATACAAGCCTTTAGTAAAATAGGTTTGATACCCGATAGTGGTGGGACGTATTATTTGCCTCGATTAATTGGTATGCAAAAATCTGCTGCTTTAATGTTTTTAGGCGATAAGGTTATGGCGGAAGATGCAGAAAAAATGGGCATGATTTACAGAGCAGTTGCTGATGAAAATTTACAAGAAGAGACAATGAAAATTGCTCTTCAGTTAGCAAAAATGCCAACAAAAGGTATTGGTTTAACAAAACGATTGTTAAATCAATCTTACAACAATACATTAACAGAACAGTTGGCTTTAGAAAACGAATTACAAAATATTGCAGGTTCAACTTACGATTATAGCGAAGGTGTGAGTGCATTTTTAGAAAAACGACCTGCTAATTTTAAAGGAGATTAATTTTGTTAGGTTTTCCTCTTCATATATGTTTTTTTATAATATATAATATCCTATTAGTTTGGATTTTTGCAATAAAATTAAAATATTATAGGATTTATAAAGGAAGAGAAATAATTGGAATTCCTGAGATTTTATTATCTTTTGTTTTTTTGTATTTCCCAATTTTAGGTAAGGATAATAATGATGAATTGGATGTGTTAAAAAGAAAGATAAATAGTAGGCTCATGTTGTTTTATGGAGTGGTCTTACTTCATATTGTTTTAGTAGTAATATTAAACTATATTAGATGAAAATAGAAAATAAAGGTGATTCTAACTCCCTCCCTTCGGGAGGGTCGGGGTGGGCTTCTAAAGTCGGCGTACTAGGAGCTGGTTCAATGGGCTCTGGAATTGTACAAATTGCTGCAACACAAAAACACCAAGTTGTTCTGGTCGATTTGAACGAAGAAGCGTTGAAAAAAGCAGCGACCAACCTTAAAAATATTTTGGCTCGTTTGGTGGAGAAAGAAAAAATTGACCAAGCTACTGCCGATAATATTATGGGTAGAATTCAGTTTTCGAAAAATATTAGCGATTTTAAAAGTTGCGACATTATTATTGAAGCAATTGTTGAGAATATTGACGTAAAACGTAAAGTATTTGCTCAACTAGAAGAAATTGTTTCGGCTGAATGTATTTTAGCGAGTAACACTTCTTCACTTTCAATAGCATCAATTGCTTCGGCTTGTAAAAAAGCTGAGCGAGTAATTGGAATACACTTTTTTAATCCCGCGCCATTAATGCCGTTGGTAGAAATTATTCCTGCGGTGCAAACTTCTGAAGCAACCAAAAATACTTCAAGAGCATTAATTGACAGTTGGAAAAAAGTAACTGTTTTAGCTAAAGATACACCAGGTTTTATTGTAAACCGTGTGGCTCGTCCGTTTTATGGAGAGGCATTAAAAATATACGAAGAAGGTGTTGCCGATTTTGCAACCATTGATTGGGCAATGACTGAAATAGGTGGTTTTAAAATGGGTCCGTTTACGTTGATGGATTACATTGGTAACGACATCAATTATACGGTAACAGAAACTGTGTTTGCTGCATTTTATTACGACCCACGTTATAAGCCTTCGTTTACCCAAAAACGACACTCTGAAGCAGGTTGGTTTGGGCGAAAAACAGGGCGAGGTTATTACAACTATGCCGAAGGTGTTGAATTGCCAGCACCAACCAAAGATGAAAAATTAGGCAAAGAAATTTGCGACAGAATATTGGTGATGTTAATGAATGAAGCCATTGATGCCTTGTTTTTAAACATTGCAAGTAAAGAAGATATTGATTTAGCCATGACCAAAGGCGTAAATTACCCTAAAGGTTTGTTGGCTTGGGCTGACGAAATGGGTTTGCCAAATGTGTTGGCTAAACTTGAACATCTTTTTGTTGAATATGGTGAAGATCGTTACCGACCAAGCGTGTTGTTGAGAAGAATGGTTCGCGAAAATAAAACCTTTTTTTAATGGCGGATATTGTAAATAAAATGATGGAAACTGACGCTTTTAGTCAGTGGTTGGGAATAAAAATTTTGGCTTCGGCTAAGGGTTATTGCAAATTGCAAATGCAAGTTCGACCAGAAATGTGTAACGGCTTTGGTATTATACACGGAGGCGTTACTTTTTCGTTAGCTGATAGTGCTTTGGCTTTTGCATCAAATGCGCATGGCAGGTTAAGTGTGGCGTTGGAATGTTCAATTTCTTACCCCAATGCTGTAAATGTTGGCGATGTGTTAACTGCCGAAGCAACCGAAGTGAGTTTAACCAATAAAATAGGCATTTACAACATACCCATTACCAACCAAAAAGGAGAAATTGTTGGAGTTTTTAAAGGTTCGGTGTATCGGACCTCGAAGGAGTGGTAAAATAATATTAAAATTAATAATGAAACGACGTTCAGGGTATCTTTTCAATATGGCACTTCCTCTATTTTTTATTGAATGGTGGTTTGTATGGATTGCACTCATTTTTATAATAATTATAGAAACTTATATAGTTCATTTATTTTTAAAGAAAGAAATAGTTAGAACATTTAAAATACTCTTTTTAGCAAATTTATTAACTACTATCATTGGTTACTTAACTCAAGGAATAATAAGAGTTTTTTTGGCAACTGCATTTTTCTTCTTATCACTTAGATTTAAGATGTTAGATGATGTAATTATGCATCCTGTTATTCAAGGTGTATTTGCAGGGGTAGTTCCCGTAAAGGGAGGTGGTAAATCTGAATTTACTCCTGATGTCATAATAGCAATTTTAACAAGTATATTCCTTACGTTTTTAATATCTTTAATCGTGGAGAGAAAAATTCTTATTTCTAAATTGGGAATGGAATTTGAAAAGAAGTTAATTTCAAAAGCAATTATTATTGCGAATATAATTTCTTATATTTTGCTTTCAATATGGATATTTTATGGGTATTCAACCTTGAGTTTTTAGTAATAAAAACAAAACCCCACAATTGTGGGGCTTTGAATTGAAACCTGTTTAGTTAGTGCGTAAGTTTCATTTTTATGTGGAGTACTAAATTAAGCAAGTAATCAAAAACGGTGTTGGTTTTTTTATTAAAAACTTGGAATCCCAAATTTATTAAAGATGGCGGATCAAGTCCGCCATGACGTTGTCGTTTGCTTTTTCCTTTACTTAATGCTTATTGTTTTCGTCATTGCGGGCTTGACCCGCAATCTAAAAATTTAACTAAATAAGATTAGGGGTCAAGCCCGTAATGACGACATGTAACAAATACAGTGAAGAAAAGTAAGTTCAGCGAAGTTAATCTTCTTTGATTGGAACTAAAAATTAGAAGATACCTCCACTTCGGTCGGTATGACAAAGGATATTAAAACACAAAACTCTCAATAGTTGCTCGTAAATTGTAGTTGCTTGCCATTACTTCGCCGTAAGCTCCTGCTGTTCTTATTGCAATTAAATCGCCTCGTTGGGTTGCTGGAAATAACAGCGCTTTTGCAAAACAATCCGACGATTCACAAATTGGTCCAACTACGTCGTAGCGTTCCTGCTCGGTTGAGGTAGTGGTTAAATTTTCAATTTTGTGCGATGCCTGATACAATGCTGGTCGTAATAAATCCGTCATACCAGCATCAACTATAGCAAAATTGGTGTTCACTCCTTTTTTTACGTACAACACTTTGGTAATTAAGTTTCCGCATTGAGCAACCAACGAACGACCCAATTCAAAATGCAACTGTTGCTGAGGTCGTAGGTTTAAAAATTTGCTAAATTGTTCAAAATAAGCCTTAAAATTTGGAATCAAATTTTTATCAGGATGTTCGTAATCAACACCCAAACCTCCGCCAACATTAATGTGCTCAACAATAATGTGGTGTTGGTAAAACCATTCTTGTATTTCGTTAACCCTTAAACACAAACTTTGAAATATTTGTAAGTCGGTAATTTGCGAGCCAATATGAAAATGCAAACCAATCAATTTGATGTTTTTCATGGTTAAAATGGCTTTCAGCACTTCGTCCATTTCCCACATGTTAATGCCAAACTTGTTTTCTTCTAAACCAGTAGTAATGTAGTGGTGCGTTTTTGCATTAATGTTAGGGTTAATGCGTAAAGCAATGTGGGCTATTTTGTTTTTTCGTTCAGCAATTTCGTTAATCACCTCTATTTCTGGCAACGATTCGCAGTTAAAACAAAAGATATCGTTATCTAATGCAAATTGAATTTCTTCGTCGGTTTTTCCAACTCCTGCAAATACCACTTCATGGTTTTTAAAGCCAGTTTCTATTGCTTTTTTAACTTCGTTTCCACTCACGCAATCAGCACCTAAACCATATTTATTG from Flavobacteriales bacterium encodes:
- the accC gene encoding acetyl-CoA carboxylase biotin carboxylase subunit, translated to MNKILVANRGEIALRIMRTCREMGIKTVAIFSEADRTAPFVRYADEAVCVGPPPSNQSYLQVDKIIQICKDLKVDGLHPGYGFLSENAEATRKITEAGITFIGPSPEAMELMGSKLAAKAAVKKYNIPMVPGTDEAIDDIAAAKEIAVKIGFPILIKASAGGGGKGMRVVEKAEEFEEQMNRAVSEAVSSFGDGAVFIEKYVGSPRHIEIQIMADKHGNIVYLFERECSIQRRHQKVIEEAPSSVLTPEIRKAMGECAVDVARACDYVGAGTVEFLLENNKDFYFLEMNTRLQVEHPVTEMISGKDLVKEQINVARGEKLSFTQDELKILGHSFEVRVYAEDPSNNFLPDIGRLNTYQRPEGMGIRVDDGFEEGMDIPIYYDPMISKLITHGKDREEARNRMLRAINDYKISGVETTLPFCKFALEHEAFISGNFDTHFVGKYFTPEVLIEDDAELQEVAALFAAKTFLESNKSVDVVETSTTKSKWKMNRL
- the lysA gene encoding diaminopimelate decarboxylase gives rise to the protein MITTQHIEKYKTLKTPFYHYNLEVLEQTLVQLTQAAKPHNYHVHYALKANVNNEVLNLINKYGLGADCVSGNEVKKAIETGFKNHEVVFAGVGKTDEEIQFALDNDIFCFNCESLPEIEVINEIAERKNKIAHIALRINPNINAKTHHYITTGLEENKFGINMWEMDEVLKAILTMKNIKLIGLHFHIGSQITDLQIFQSLCLRVNEIQEWFYQHHIIVEHINVGGGLGVDYEHPDKNLIPNFKAYFEQFSKFLNLRPQQQLHFELGRSLVAQCGNLITKVLYVKKGVNTNFAIVDAGMTDLLRPALYQASHKIENLTTTSTEQERYDVVGPICESSDCFAKALLFPATQRGDLIAIRTAGAYGEVMASNYNLRATIESFVF
- a CDS encoding NAD(P)-binding domain-containing protein, with amino-acid sequence MKIENKGDSNSLPSGGSGWASKVGVLGAGSMGSGIVQIAATQKHQVVLVDLNEEALKKAATNLKNILARLVEKEKIDQATADNIMGRIQFSKNISDFKSCDIIIEAIVENIDVKRKVFAQLEEIVSAECILASNTSSLSIASIASACKKAERVIGIHFFNPAPLMPLVEIIPAVQTSEATKNTSRALIDSWKKVTVLAKDTPGFIVNRVARPFYGEALKIYEEGVADFATIDWAMTEIGGFKMGPFTLMDYIGNDINYTVTETVFAAFYYDPRYKPSFTQKRHSEAGWFGRKTGRGYYNYAEGVELPAPTKDEKLGKEICDRILVMLMNEAIDALFLNIASKEDIDLAMTKGVNYPKGLLAWADEMGLPNVLAKLEHLFVEYGEDRYRPSVLLRRMVRENKTFF
- a CDS encoding 2-(1,2-epoxy-1,2-dihydrophenyl)acetyl-CoA isomerase, whose amino-acid sequence is MSNINFKIENGVGVITLNRPDKFNSFIRQMAFDLQARLDECEKNAEVRTIYITGEGKAFCAGQDLAEAIDPNQTELTKIVEEHYNPIIERLRNIEKPIVCGVNGVAAGAGANIALACDITLAAKSSSFIQAFSKIGLIPDSGGTYYLPRLIGMQKSAALMFLGDKVMAEDAEKMGMIYRAVADENLQEETMKIALQLAKMPTKGIGLTKRLLNQSYNNTLTEQLALENELQNIAGSTYDYSEGVSAFLEKRPANFKGD
- the paaI gene encoding hydroxyphenylacetyl-CoA thioesterase PaaI, yielding MADIVNKMMETDAFSQWLGIKILASAKGYCKLQMQVRPEMCNGFGIIHGGVTFSLADSALAFASNAHGRLSVALECSISYPNAVNVGDVLTAEATEVSLTNKIGIYNIPITNQKGEIVGVFKGSVYRTSKEW
- a CDS encoding BatA domain-containing protein encodes the protein MKFAYPEFLFALFAVAIPIIIHLFNFRKFKKIYFSNVSFLREVKKESQSKSKLKHLLILASRILAITFLVLAFVQPFIPSANSTQNINNIIGIYIDNSFSMESVGENGALLDEAKTKAIELVNAYQRTDRFIVCDNKFSAGSQRILSNEEALTKIEEIQISAESRLLSNVFIRLKEALNSNSNENTNKSMVVFSDFQKTTADIEQLKNDTLIHSVFVPILSTKKTNLYIDTCWFENPTHLLSQQEKLFVRIKNNSDQDLENIPVKLYINEKLITPASFSAKANDEAIVELNYKNHTSGIQAGKIELQDSPVTLDDDFYFSYLIAENIETLEIFGENVQPNIKAIFSSDSLFHFTSSSVNQLDYSKIKQSSLIVLNGLKEVSSGLAASLKNFVENGGSLAIIPTNDIDLTSYQSFATLLQINAFTDLDTSTIKISEVSYQHPLYASVFEGKPADNINLPSIKKHFKQSNQAVAYKNVLLKLKNNDPFLTAYKNKKGTIYLISGCLDEDAGNFSKHAIFVPTLYNMALQSQFNYPLFYTIGENESLTIPRVENEGSLKIKQTDFELIPRVKSDAENTVVFTTEGISLAGNYLLESKKLNLGLAYNYNRLESDLTTYSMDELNDLAINYSLNTSIINAGSKTMSAAFNEIKNGTTYWKLCVILALLFLAVEIALIKLFK